The following are encoded together in the Lathyrus oleraceus cultivar Zhongwan6 chromosome 3, CAAS_Psat_ZW6_1.0, whole genome shotgun sequence genome:
- the LOC127130545 gene encoding uncharacterized protein LOC127130545, which yields MSQIIKALSELGCSSHSNINSRTLVPATLNNDRFELDQDTFLNQELEIQEMENRLVNWFMPKIKLKEIYKMNTFDFYSKNIIHTTESAKSIFNKHEIINLLNRKLLENHVREGYRYIHLGLIQIAIKHLHKIGLNTHILLVLCDTRIKDFHNSTIAIVESNLNDGPIYFNCHPNYSIILTDEFTKNSHVIYVQGLSDTFNFGVTNIYVISRITYKVNFKSLKIIHRNETRIIEANLSRSNVMTPKILTAFNVIDKFPQ from the coding sequence ATGTCTCAAATCATCAAGGCTTTGAGTGAGTTAGGATGCAGTTCACATAGTAATATTAATAGCCGAACCTTAGTTCCTGCTACCTTAAACAATGATAGATTTGAATTAGATCAAGATACTTTCCTTAATCAGGAATTAGAAATTCAAGAAATGGAAAATAGATTAGTTAATTGGTTTATGccaaaaattaaattaaaagaaATTTATAAAATGAACACGTTTGATTTTTATAGTAAAAATATTATCCATACTACGGAATCTGCTAAATCTATATTCAATAAACATGAAATCATTAATTTGTTAAATAGAAAGTTGTTAGAAAATCATGTTAGAGAAGGATATCGTTATATCCATCTAGGATTAATCCAAATAGCTATAAAGCATTTACATAAAATAGGGCTAAACACCCATATTTTGTTAGTCCTTTGTGATACTCGTATTAAAGATTTTCATAACTCAACTATTGCTATAGTTGAATCTAACCTTAATGATGGTCCAATTTACTTTAACTGTCATCCTAATTACTCTATAATTTTAACTGATGAATTCACTAAAAACTCACATGTCATATACGTTCAAGGCCTAAGTGACACATTTAATTTTGGAGTTACCAACATATACGTTATTAGTAGAATTACCTATAAAGTTAATTTTAAATCTCTTAAAATTATTCATAGAAATGAAACACGTATTATTGAAGCTAATCTTAGCAGATCTAATGTTATGACCCCGAAAATTCTTACTGCTTTTAATGTTATTGACAAATTTCCTCAGTAA